One region of Halohasta litchfieldiae genomic DNA includes:
- a CDS encoding DUF7120 family protein, producing MPKVEINIPEHLEMQIAQLVEQDEFLNREEAIENLLSTGIKAYKTSGPMDDEPGSGSGSDSGFEEDGMMGHEDEYVF from the coding sequence ATGCCGAAAGTCGAGATCAACATCCCCGAACACCTAGAGATGCAGATCGCCCAGCTCGTCGAACAGGACGAGTTCCTCAACCGCGAAGAAGCGATTGAAAATCTGTTATCCACAGGGATCAAAGCCTACAAAACGAGTGGTCCAATGGACGACGAACCCGGTTCTGGCTCCGGCTCCGACTCCGGGTTCGAAGAAGACGGAATGATGGGTCACGAAGACGAATACGTCTTCTAA
- a CDS encoding UPF0058 family protein: MHKDELLELHEQMVSIMESFRAQESVDSTLFDPYDELSVDPSHVHKSKSEHKHAVFVLGNALATAMSEDEFSNAGRVGKRMKELADDAESKL; the protein is encoded by the coding sequence ATGCACAAAGACGAACTACTGGAGCTCCACGAGCAGATGGTGAGCATCATGGAGAGCTTCCGGGCCCAGGAGTCGGTCGACTCCACGCTTTTCGACCCCTACGATGAGCTGAGCGTCGATCCCTCGCACGTCCACAAATCGAAAAGCGAGCACAAACACGCCGTGTTCGTGCTCGGCAACGCGCTGGCCACGGCGATGAGCGAAGACGAGTTCTCGAATGCGGGCCGTGTCGGCAAGCGGATGAAAGAACTGGCCGACGACGCCGAGAGTAAACTGTAG
- a CDS encoding rhomboid family intramembrane serine protease, whose product MTPVVGGSPLVVDSLGIAVAELPLQQLLLGAMILLSIGTLLLVSRSTARLTDPLTDRFIGGVPWGTLVVVSLLLAVYYGVQGGLDDPNDPVVLPFRAWSYFDPVGMLMAGFSHANFSHLTGNVIGTLAFGSVAEYWWGHYVDRRTETSWERLWTDPRVRAVLIFPVATILVGIGGTLVSIGPIIGFSTVVFAFAGFGLVRYPIQTVIASVGQGVLGRLFDALRMPQQVAAAEASYSTPWFANIAIQGHLVGLLLGVLLGLAVLRLRNESPPPALHVWTGLLLFAVSRALWAVYWFRGNETYVLYRALGLALVFALVAILTVSIVAPNRPLVPNWAVPDPKTVTESVGSTTGREVGLLLVLSVTAAVVGPAVPVNLTIADDAALPGEPIEIEGYEITYAENVPNGQLSVIPAAIGGETTQLNTSGVIVRNTDRHIWSTDTSTGELAAEGESTVRIGGIGWAETVRVDRTGWQAVGGQTAYQVALSHDNESRTVFASGSATAEPVVAGHRLSINATESTFLIAIEPVETTRNATDTNETQNATGESEPTNDSDTGNPIVLNVSNESTTVDSASIPAPNESVMVGQIRFVNRDDRLFAVHRGTVVRIAQKE is encoded by the coding sequence ATGACGCCGGTGGTCGGTGGGAGCCCCCTTGTCGTCGACTCACTGGGTATCGCAGTCGCCGAACTCCCGCTCCAGCAACTGCTGTTGGGGGCGATGATTCTGCTGTCGATTGGTACCTTGCTTCTCGTGAGTCGGTCGACTGCGAGGCTCACCGACCCACTCACAGACCGCTTTATCGGCGGCGTACCGTGGGGCACACTTGTCGTGGTGAGTCTCCTGTTGGCGGTCTATTATGGAGTTCAGGGTGGTCTCGATGATCCGAACGATCCGGTCGTCCTCCCGTTTCGGGCTTGGAGCTACTTCGACCCCGTTGGCATGCTTATGGCCGGCTTTTCGCATGCCAACTTCAGCCATCTCACGGGGAACGTCATCGGGACGCTCGCCTTCGGCTCGGTGGCCGAATACTGGTGGGGTCACTACGTCGACCGGCGAACCGAAACGTCGTGGGAGCGGCTCTGGACTGATCCGAGAGTCAGAGCCGTACTGATTTTTCCGGTAGCAACGATCCTCGTCGGGATCGGTGGGACGCTCGTTTCTATCGGACCGATTATCGGCTTTTCGACGGTCGTCTTCGCCTTTGCCGGCTTCGGGCTGGTTCGGTATCCGATCCAAACGGTGATCGCCAGTGTCGGACAGGGCGTCCTTGGTCGACTGTTCGACGCGCTCCGAATGCCACAGCAGGTGGCGGCCGCCGAGGCGAGTTACAGCACGCCGTGGTTCGCCAACATCGCCATTCAGGGTCACCTCGTCGGCCTCCTGCTCGGTGTCCTGCTTGGGCTTGCGGTCCTGCGGCTTCGAAACGAGTCACCACCGCCAGCCCTCCATGTCTGGACCGGACTCCTGCTGTTTGCGGTCTCGCGAGCCTTATGGGCGGTCTACTGGTTCCGCGGCAACGAGACCTACGTCCTCTACCGCGCGCTCGGGTTGGCTTTGGTGTTTGCCCTCGTGGCGATCCTCACGGTGAGTATCGTCGCACCCAACAGGCCGCTGGTCCCGAACTGGGCCGTTCCAGATCCCAAAACAGTCACCGAATCGGTCGGCTCGACCACCGGTCGTGAGGTCGGACTGCTATTGGTTCTCAGTGTGACCGCCGCCGTCGTCGGTCCTGCGGTCCCGGTCAACCTCACAATTGCCGACGACGCGGCCCTGCCGGGCGAGCCAATCGAGATCGAGGGCTACGAGATCACCTACGCCGAAAACGTTCCCAACGGCCAGCTGAGCGTGATTCCGGCCGCCATCGGCGGCGAAACGACCCAACTCAACACCTCGGGGGTGATCGTCCGCAACACCGACCGCCACATCTGGTCGACCGACACCTCGACGGGCGAACTTGCCGCCGAGGGCGAGTCGACCGTCCGGATCGGCGGGATTGGCTGGGCCGAGACCGTTCGGGTCGACCGAACCGGCTGGCAGGCCGTCGGCGGCCAAACGGCCTATCAGGTCGCACTCAGTCACGACAACGAGAGCCGGACGGTCTTTGCCTCGGGATCGGCCACTGCCGAGCCGGTCGTCGCTGGCCACCGGCTCTCGATCAACGCCACCGAGTCGACGTTCCTCATAGCTATCGAACCAGTCGAGACCACTAGGAACGCGACAGACACCAACGAGACACAGAACGCGACTGGTGAGAGCGAACCCACCAACGACAGCGACACCGGCAACCCAATCGTCCTCAACGTGTCCAACGAGTCGACAACGGTCGACAGTGCCTCCATCCCTGCGCCAAATGAATCGGTGATGGTCGGCCAAATCCGGTTCGTCAATCGGGACGACCGGCTGTTTGCGGTCCATCGTGGGACGGTTGTGCGGATCGCACAGAAAGAGTAG
- a CDS encoding METTL5 family protein — protein MATKRELEGQLAVVAGFENPRASLEQYPTPPELAAHVIHLADLHGDIENRTVVDLGAGTGMFSLGAALRGPERVIALELDGPPLRTAVENRKRVGTTTPVHWLQADATQPPLRLDEPVTVVMNPPFGAQNGQAGADRAFLKTAAEIAAVSYSVHNDGSQEFIEAFAADNGGEVTHGFAAEFEVHKQFDHHTEGRREIETEVYRIEWNQ, from the coding sequence ATGGCGACCAAACGCGAACTCGAAGGCCAGTTGGCGGTCGTCGCCGGCTTCGAGAACCCGCGGGCGTCGCTCGAACAGTATCCTACCCCACCCGAACTCGCCGCTCATGTGATCCATCTGGCTGATCTCCACGGCGATATCGAGAACCGGACCGTCGTCGACCTCGGGGCAGGGACGGGAATGTTTAGCTTGGGTGCTGCACTTCGCGGTCCCGAGCGGGTGATCGCCCTCGAACTCGATGGGCCGCCGCTCCGGACGGCCGTCGAAAACAGAAAACGGGTCGGAACCACGACGCCGGTTCACTGGCTGCAGGCCGACGCCACCCAGCCGCCGCTCCGTCTCGACGAGCCGGTGACGGTCGTGATGAACCCGCCGTTCGGGGCCCAAAACGGACAGGCGGGTGCTGATCGGGCGTTTCTGAAAACCGCCGCCGAGATCGCTGCGGTCTCCTACTCGGTCCACAATGACGGGAGTCAGGAGTTCATCGAAGCGTTTGCGGCCGACAACGGCGGCGAGGTGACCCACGGGTTCGCCGCCGAGTTCGAGGTTCACAAGCAGTTTGACCACCACACAGAGGGTCGACGGGAGATCGAAACCGAAGTGTATCGGATCGAATGGAATCAGTAG
- a CDS encoding transcription initiation factor IIB, translated as MERPSRQRQEERESEQQSDETLNCPECGSDEIITDADQGELVCDDCGLVLDEQQIDRGPEWRAFNHSERQSKSRVGAPITETMHDRGLTTTIDWKDKDAYGRSLSSEKRSQMHRLRKWQERIRTKDAGERNLQFALSEIDRMASALGVPRSVREVASVIYRRALNEDLIRGRSIEGVATAALYAACRQEGIPRSLDEVAEVSRVPQKEIGRTYRYISQELGLELRPVDPKQFVPRFASSLELSEEVQAKATEIIDVSAEQGLLSGKSPTGFAAAAIYAASLLCNEKKTQREVADVAQVTEVTIRNRYQEQIEAMGFR; from the coding sequence ATGGAACGTCCGAGCAGGCAGCGCCAAGAAGAGCGAGAATCGGAGCAGCAGTCGGACGAAACCCTCAACTGTCCCGAGTGCGGCTCAGACGAGATCATCACGGATGCCGATCAGGGTGAGTTGGTCTGTGATGACTGTGGGTTGGTGCTTGACGAGCAGCAGATCGACCGCGGCCCGGAGTGGCGGGCGTTCAATCACTCCGAACGACAGAGCAAATCACGCGTCGGCGCGCCGATCACCGAGACGATGCACGACCGTGGGCTGACGACGACCATCGACTGGAAGGACAAAGACGCCTACGGGCGGTCGCTGTCCTCGGAAAAGCGGAGCCAGATGCACCGGCTCCGCAAATGGCAGGAGCGAATCCGAACAAAGGATGCGGGCGAGCGTAACCTGCAGTTCGCACTCAGTGAGATCGACCGAATGGCCTCCGCACTCGGCGTCCCGCGGTCGGTACGGGAGGTCGCGTCGGTCATCTATCGCCGGGCGCTCAACGAGGACCTCATTCGCGGTCGCTCCATTGAGGGCGTTGCGACCGCCGCGCTGTACGCGGCCTGTCGACAGGAGGGCATTCCACGCTCCCTCGACGAGGTCGCGGAGGTCTCCCGAGTCCCCCAAAAGGAGATCGGTCGAACGTATCGCTACATTTCCCAAGAGTTGGGCCTCGAACTCCGGCCGGTCGACCCCAAACAGTTCGTACCGCGGTTCGCTTCCTCGCTCGAACTCTCGGAGGAAGTACAGGCCAAAGCCACCGAGATCATCGACGTCTCGGCCGAACAGGGCCTGCTCTCGGGGAAATCGCCAACTGGCTTTGCTGCCGCCGCAATTTATGCGGCCTCCCTGCTGTGCAACGAGAAGAAGACCCAACGTGAGGTTGCCGACGTTGCCCAAGTCACGGAGGTCACTATCCGGAACCGCTACCAAGAACAGATCGAAGCGATGGGCTTCCGCTAA
- a CDS encoding cold-shock protein has translation MAKGTIAFFNDTGGYGFIETDDADDDVFFHMEDVGGPDLEEGEDVEFDIVEAEKGPRAKNLQRV, from the coding sequence ATGGCAAAAGGTACGATTGCGTTCTTTAACGACACAGGCGGTTACGGATTCATCGAAACGGACGACGCGGATGACGACGTGTTCTTCCACATGGAAGACGTCGGCGGCCCTGACCTCGAAGAGGGTGAGGACGTCGAGTTTGACATCGTCGAAGCGGAGAAAGGCCCCCGCGCCAAAAACCTCCAACGCGTCTAA
- a CDS encoding HVO_2753 family zinc finger protein has translation MSESAQDSERQCVSCGINVSGTNAASFSCPDCGADIHRCAKCRKQSNLYECPDCGFRGP, from the coding sequence ATGAGCGAATCCGCACAAGATTCCGAGCGCCAGTGTGTTTCCTGTGGCATCAACGTCTCAGGAACGAACGCTGCCTCGTTTAGCTGTCCGGACTGCGGTGCCGATATCCACCGCTGTGCCAAATGCCGCAAGCAGAGCAACCTCTATGAGTGTCCCGACTGTGGGTTCCGGGGGCCATAG
- a CDS encoding elongation factor 1-beta translates to MGKVAAKIKVMPQSPDIDLDELQEKLEASLPEGAQINGFERDDVAFGLVALLPTVIVADGAGGTEVVEEAFGEVEGVESISVENVGRV, encoded by the coding sequence ATGGGGAAAGTCGCCGCCAAAATCAAGGTCATGCCGCAGAGTCCGGACATCGACCTCGACGAGCTCCAAGAGAAACTCGAAGCCTCCCTCCCCGAGGGCGCACAGATCAACGGCTTTGAGCGTGACGACGTCGCCTTCGGCCTCGTCGCCCTGCTGCCGACGGTGATCGTCGCCGACGGTGCCGGTGGCACCGAAGTCGTCGAAGAGGCCTTCGGCGAAGTCGAGGGCGTCGAAAGTATCTCCGTCGAAAACGTCGGCCGCGTTTAA
- a CDS encoding FKBP-type peptidyl-prolyl cis-trans isomerase: MSLETGDSVTIEYVGRFEDGSVFDTSRYEVAEEHGLVEAQENEEDDYGPLSFTVGEGDVIEGLDEAVVGMTEGDEDSVTIPPEKGYGEFNSDWVREYDPQTFEGMVGNPPEVGMHVHAENGLHGDVTAVREEFVEVDFNHELADTTLVFDIEIVGVW; encoded by the coding sequence ATGAGTCTTGAAACGGGCGACAGCGTCACAATCGAGTACGTCGGACGATTCGAGGACGGCAGCGTGTTTGACACCTCTCGCTACGAAGTCGCCGAGGAACACGGGCTTGTCGAGGCACAGGAAAACGAGGAAGACGACTACGGGCCACTGTCGTTTACGGTCGGCGAGGGTGACGTCATCGAGGGACTCGATGAGGCAGTCGTCGGGATGACCGAGGGCGACGAGGATTCGGTTACGATCCCGCCCGAAAAGGGGTACGGCGAGTTCAACTCCGACTGGGTCCGGGAGTACGACCCCCAGACGTTCGAGGGGATGGTCGGCAATCCCCCCGAGGTCGGCATGCACGTCCACGCCGAAAACGGCCTGCACGGCGACGTGACCGCGGTTCGAGAGGAGTTCGTCGAGGTCGACTTCAATCACGAACTCGCGGATACGACGCTCGTCTTCGATATCGAAATCGTTGGCGTCTGGTAG
- a CDS encoding SDR family NAD(P)-dependent oxidoreductase, with translation MAHQPETLADVSDVDLSGTHALVTGSTSGIGRETALALGRLGANVMVHGRDESAGQAVVDELTDLGRDATFTKADFASVDEIQQLAAAVEAWTNELDFLLNNAGGLFRDGQLTDLGVEYTFHVNHLSPYLLTAELLATLTDDARIITTASGAHRGVSLDFEAMRSVDSYSGFKAYQRSKLANVLFSTELARRLEQTDRSITSNSFHPGAIPGSGFSRFLPGPLPKLFAALDRLPMTTTVAEGAATAVYLTASPDVDSVSGQYFADSEQKQPSKAARDRTTQRRLWELSAELLDIDEPLAE, from the coding sequence ATGGCACACCAACCGGAGACGCTGGCAGACGTGAGTGATGTCGATCTCTCGGGCACACACGCGCTCGTCACGGGGTCGACGAGCGGTATCGGCCGCGAGACGGCACTGGCACTCGGTCGACTCGGCGCGAACGTGATGGTCCATGGCCGCGACGAGTCGGCCGGACAGGCGGTCGTCGACGAACTCACCGATCTCGGCCGCGATGCGACATTCACGAAGGCGGATTTCGCCAGCGTCGACGAGATCCAACAGCTGGCGGCGGCAGTCGAGGCGTGGACTAACGAACTGGATTTCCTCCTCAACAACGCCGGTGGCCTCTTTCGAGACGGCCAACTGACTGATCTCGGCGTCGAATACACGTTCCATGTCAACCATCTCTCGCCGTATCTGCTGACTGCCGAACTCCTGGCAACACTCACCGACGACGCCCGCATCATCACCACCGCCTCCGGTGCCCATCGCGGCGTAAGCCTTGATTTCGAGGCGATGCGGTCGGTCGACTCCTACTCCGGATTCAAGGCCTACCAACGCTCCAAACTCGCCAACGTCCTGTTTTCGACCGAGTTAGCGCGTCGACTCGAACAGACTGACAGATCAATTACGTCCAACTCGTTCCATCCGGGTGCGATTCCCGGCAGTGGCTTTTCGCGGTTTTTGCCCGGCCCGCTGCCTAAACTGTTCGCCGCGCTGGATCGACTCCCGATGACCACCACTGTCGCCGAGGGTGCTGCAACGGCGGTGTATCTGACGGCTTCCCCCGACGTCGACAGCGTGTCGGGCCAGTATTTCGCCGACTCTGAGCAGAAACAGCCCTCGAAGGCGGCCCGCGACCGGACGACCCAGCGTCGACTCTGGGAACTGAGTGCTGAACTGTTGGATATCGATGAACCACTTGCCGAATGA